A window of the Scophthalmus maximus strain ysfricsl-2021 chromosome 8, ASM2237912v1, whole genome shotgun sequence genome harbors these coding sequences:
- the LOC118313256 gene encoding beta-1,3-galactosyltransferase 5-like has translation MEKRKIHLKHIFIVILGAVAIFTCLNFDRRWAFLNSFPVISFAAFRNQGPPGAPTPTSPSPTPTSPPPSPPTSPSAEPQWEDPGPYHVAYPRNYKFIVDDTPTCRTRTPFLVAVVPVAPSNVAARDAIRQTWGNEKLVLGQLVQTLFLVGLPGGPDAGQQQETLNLENRQHRDLIQSSFQDSYGNLTIKTMVMLEWLAAHCVNSSYVLKIDSDMLLHVQNLVKLLLDPSTAKQNYMSGLVWWHSPVLRNPSNKFYLPEEVIAEPEYPPYPLGMAYVMSLDLPGKILSVSPRIKPIFIEDAYLGMCLKHLGIPPTDPPDSTMFVVDPVHPLSGCSLSKVIAVTTTSIRQMTSYWERSKTAEAKC, from the coding sequence ATGGAGAAAAGGAAGATACacctaaaacacattttcatcgTCATCCTGGGAGCGGTGGCGATCTTCACCTGTCTGAACTTCGACAGGAGATGGGCCTTTTTGAATTCTTTCCCCGTGATCAGTTTTGCTGCTTTTAGGAATCAAGGACCTCCAGGAGCGCCAACGCCAACATCACCATCACCAACGCCAacatctccacctccttcacCACCAACATCCCCATCAGCAGAACCACAGTGGGAGGATCCTGGGCCGTATCACGTGGCCTATCCACGCAACTACAAATTCATCGTGGATGACACACCTACGTGCAGGACCAGGACTCCTTTCCTGGTCGCGGTTGTTCCAGTTGCACCCAGTAACGTGGCAGCCCGGGACGCCATTCGACAGACGTGGGGGAATGAGAAGCTGGTTCTGGGTCAGCTGGTGCAGACCCTCTTCTTGGTGGGCCTGCCCGGAGGACCTGATGCAGGGCAGCAGCAAGAGACGCTCAATCTGGAGAATCGGCAGCACCGCGACCTGATCCAGAGCAGCTTCCAGGACAGCTACGGCAATCTGACCATCAAGACTATGGTCATGCTGGAGTGGCTGGCGGCGCACTGTGTGAATTCTTCTTATGTCTTGAAGATTGACTCCGATATGCTGCTCCACGTCCAGAATTTGGTGAAGCTGTTGCTGGATCCCAGCACGGCCAAACAGAACTACATGTCAGGTTTGGTGTGGTGGCACAGCCCGGTTTTAAGGAACCCATCCAACAAGTTCTACCTGCCTGAGGAAGTGATCGCTGAGCCAGAGTACCCCCCGTATCCCCTGGGCATGGCCTACGTCATGTCCCTGGACCTTCCCGGGAAGATTCTCAGCGTCTCTCCTCGGATCAAACCGATCTTCATCGAAGACGCCTACCTGGGTATGTGTCTGAAGCACCTGGGCATTCCGCCCACCGACCCCCCTGACAGCACCATGTTCGTCGTCGACCCCGTTCATCCTCTGAGCGGCTGCAGCCTCTCAAAAGTCATCGCCGTGACGACGACAAGCATCCGGCAGATGACGAGTTACTGGGAGAGGAGCAAAACAGCAGAAGCCAAATGCTGA
- the LOC118313255 gene encoding beta-1,3-galactosyltransferase 2-like, translating into MGDQGTDSGVTGLKRGDVEGLCRQRRPMLHCWFQVLLGLVLVVLFFSLSSSLLSSWSPFPLHEHYQFWNMTQELQLFQSDKALPTVAPTGSQYHEAYPRNYHFIMDNKEVCETRTPFLVLMVPVAPSNVGARDAIRQTWGNSSIVRGEVVLTLFMLGLSGGDGVEQQQEKLKQENLQHYDLIQSDFMDTYINLTIKTMVIMDWLATRCQTAAYAMKIDSDMFLNIDNLVTMLQMPVIPKENYLTGMLMWDRPVVRSKDSKWYVSEELYPEPLYPTYTLGMGYVFSNDLPEKFVAVSKSTKPFHIEDAYIGMCMKKLGLAPTSAPNPSQFKAYNVKYDRCEYSKIITYILATSQELINYWNDLHKPEPPC; encoded by the coding sequence AGGGGATGTTGAGGGCCTGTGTCGTCAGAGGAGGCCCATGCTTCACTGCTGGTTCCAGGTCCTGCTCGGTCTAGTGCTCGTGGTGTTGTTCTTCAGTCTGTCGAGCAGCTTGCTGTCGTCGTGGAGCCCCTTTCCACTCCACGAGCACTACCAGTTTTGGAATATGACCCAAGAGCTTCAACTCTTTCAGTCTGACAAAGCGCTTCCTACTGTAGCGCCTACGGGTAGTCAGTACCACGAAGCTTACCCACGCAACTACCACTTTATTATGGATAACAAAGAGGTGTGTGAAACCAGAACCCCTTTCCTGGTCCTGATGGTTCCGGTGGCACCAAGTAACGTGGGAGCTCGGGACGCCATCCGGCAGACATGGGGCAACAGCAGCATTGTTCGGGGAGAGGTGGTGCTCACTCTCTTCATGCTCGGCCTCTCAGGAGGAGATGGCGTTGAGCAGCAGCAAGAGAAGCTCAAACAGGAGAATCTTCAGCACTACGACCTGATCCAGAGTGACTTCATGGACACCTACATCAATCTGACCATCAAAACCATGGTGATCATGGACTGGCTGGCCACCCGCTGCCAAACAGCCGCATACGCCATGAAGATTGACTCGGACATGTTCTTGAACATTGACAATCTGGTGACAATGCTGCAGATGCCTGTAATCCCCAAGGAGAACTACCTGACCGGGATGCTTATGTGGGACAGGCCGGTTGTCCGTTCAAAGGACTCCAAGTGGTATGTCTCTGAGGAGTTGTACCCAGAACCCTTGTACCCGACCTACACACTGGGCATGGGATATGTCTTCTCCAACGATCTTCCAGAGAAATTCGTGGCAGTCTCAAAATCAACAAAGCCCTTTCACATAGAGGACGCTTACATCGGAATGTGCATGAAAAAGCTTGGACTTGCGCCCACATCGGCACCAAATCCCTCCCAGTTCAAGGCCTACAACGTGAAATATGATCGCTGTGAATACTCCAAGATCATCACCTACATCCTTGCCACTTCACAAGAGTTGATAAACTACTGGAACGACTTGCACAAGCCTGAGCCACCTTGTTAG